The following proteins are encoded in a genomic region of Paenibacillus sp. FSL R7-0273:
- a CDS encoding PrkA family serine protein kinase gives MDIFERIASYRAENDRLAWSGTFKDYIGLLRKDPSPAKTAHSRVYDMIKSHGVEDINGRKRYKFFEQEIFGLDRAVEKLVEEYFHSAARRLDVRKRILLLMGPVSGGKSTLVTLLKRGLEQYSRTDAGAVYAIEGCPMHEEPLHLIPLELRPEIERELGVRIEGNLCPSCQMRLKNEYHGDIEQVKVTRVILSEEERIGIGTFSPSDPKSQDIADLTGSIDFSTITEFGSESDPRAYRFDGELNKANRGLMEFQEMLKCDEKFLWNLLSLTQEGNFKAGRFALISADELIVAHTNETEYKSFISNKKNEALQSRMIVMPVPYNLRVSEEEKIYAKLIGQSDMKHVHIAPHALRAAAIFSILTRLKESKKQGMDLIKKLRMYDGEEVEGYKEADLKEMQTEYLDEGMSGIDPRYVINRISSALIKGDLQCMNALDVLRAIKDGLDSHPSITKEERERYLNFISIARKEYDILAKSEVQKAFVYSFEESAKTLFENYLDNIEAYCNWTKIRDPLTDEEMEPDERLMRSIEEQIGISENAKKAFREEILIRISAYSRKGKKFEYNNHDRLREAIEKKLFADLKDIVKITTSSKTPDESQLKRINEVSRRLIEEHNYCPICANELLKYVGSLLNR, from the coding sequence ATGGACATTTTTGAGCGTATAGCTTCGTATCGGGCTGAGAATGACCGTTTGGCGTGGAGCGGCACCTTTAAGGATTATATAGGACTGCTGAGAAAAGACCCCTCTCCCGCTAAGACGGCTCACTCCCGTGTATACGACATGATCAAATCACATGGCGTAGAGGACATCAACGGACGCAAGCGGTATAAGTTTTTTGAGCAGGAAATCTTCGGGCTTGACCGTGCGGTTGAAAAGCTGGTGGAGGAGTACTTCCATTCGGCGGCACGCAGGCTCGATGTCCGCAAACGGATTCTGCTGTTAATGGGGCCGGTCAGCGGCGGTAAATCGACCCTGGTTACACTTTTAAAACGCGGCCTGGAGCAGTATTCACGTACCGATGCCGGTGCCGTATATGCGATTGAAGGCTGCCCGATGCATGAGGAGCCGCTGCACCTGATTCCGCTGGAGCTTCGTCCGGAGATAGAGCGGGAGCTCGGTGTACGGATTGAAGGCAACCTATGCCCGTCCTGCCAGATGCGGCTGAAAAATGAATACCACGGCGACATCGAGCAGGTTAAGGTTACCCGCGTTATTTTGTCGGAGGAGGAACGTATCGGCATCGGGACCTTCAGCCCGTCTGATCCAAAGTCACAGGATATTGCCGACCTGACCGGCAGCATCGACTTCTCGACCATTACGGAATTCGGCTCGGAATCCGATCCGCGCGCCTACCGGTTTGACGGGGAGCTGAACAAGGCCAACCGCGGCCTGATGGAGTTCCAGGAAATGCTGAAGTGCGACGAGAAGTTCCTGTGGAACCTGCTGTCCCTGACCCAGGAAGGGAATTTCAAGGCCGGCCGGTTCGCGCTGATCAGTGCGGATGAGCTTATCGTAGCCCACACCAACGAAACAGAGTATAAATCTTTTATCTCCAATAAAAAAAATGAGGCGCTGCAGTCCCGCATGATCGTCATGCCGGTGCCTTATAATCTTAGAGTATCGGAAGAGGAAAAAATCTACGCCAAGCTGATCGGCCAGAGCGATATGAAGCATGTGCATATTGCGCCGCATGCCCTGCGGGCAGCTGCGATTTTCTCCATCCTGACCCGGCTCAAGGAGAGCAAGAAGCAGGGGATGGACCTGATCAAGAAGCTGCGGATGTACGACGGCGAAGAGGTCGAGGGCTATAAGGAAGCCGATCTCAAGGAAATGCAGACCGAATATCTGGATGAGGGTATGTCCGGCATCGATCCGCGGTATGTTATTAACCGGATTTCCAGCGCTCTGATCAAGGGTGATCTGCAGTGCATGAATGCGCTGGATGTGCTGCGGGCGATCAAGGACGGACTGGACTCCCACCCTTCAATCACCAAGGAAGAGCGCGAGCGGTACCTGAACTTCATTTCCATAGCGCGCAAGGAATACGATATTCTCGCTAAAAGCGAAGTGCAGAAGGCGTTCGTATATTCTTTTGAAGAGTCGGCCAAAACACTGTTCGAGAACTATCTCGACAACATCGAGGCGTATTGCAACTGGACCAAAATCCGTGACCCGCTTACAGATGAAGAGATGGAGCCGGATGAGCGGCTGATGCGCTCGATTGAAGAGCAGATCGGCATCTCCGAAAATGCCAAGAAGGCCTTCCGCGAAGAAATCCTGATCCGTATCTCGGCCTACTCGCGCAAAGGCAAGAAGTTTGAATACAACAATCACGACCGGCTGCGCGAAGCAATTGAGAAGAAGCTGTTTGCCGATCTGAAGGATATCGTAAAGATTACCACCTCGTCCAAAACGCCGGATGAGAGCCAGCTGAAGCGGATTAATGAGGTGTCCAGACGCCTGATCGAGGAGCATAACTACTGCCCGATCTGCGCCAATGAGCTGCTGAAATATGTGGGCAGCCTGCTGAACCGGTAA
- a CDS encoding carbohydrate ABC transporter permease has product MIFKPTLGETAFKWFNISFMLLLCFVTLYPFIYILLASLSDPAQIAQFRGMLFYPQGFSLDAYTAVLENPMIITGYRNTLFYVTAGTIINLIMTTLGAYALSRRNVYFNNTIMLIIIITMVFHGGLIPSFLLINNLGMLNTPWALLLPGAISSFNLIIMRTAFQGIPVSLEESARIDGANDWVIMLRIILPLSMPVIAVMILWYAVGHWNSYFSALIYLRDRELFPLQLVLREILISNSTDNMMTGAATSDRADIGVTIKYATIIVSTLPILVLYPFLQKYFVHGVLIGALKE; this is encoded by the coding sequence ATGATATTTAAGCCCACTTTGGGTGAAACCGCATTCAAATGGTTCAATATAAGCTTTATGCTGCTGCTCTGCTTCGTCACGCTGTATCCGTTTATCTATATCCTGCTTGCATCTCTAAGTGATCCGGCGCAAATCGCCCAATTCCGCGGGATGTTATTCTATCCTCAGGGGTTCAGCCTGGATGCCTACACAGCAGTACTGGAGAATCCCATGATTATAACCGGCTACCGGAATACGCTGTTCTATGTCACTGCGGGTACAATCATCAATCTGATTATGACTACGCTCGGTGCCTATGCGCTCTCCCGCCGCAACGTTTATTTCAATAACACCATCATGCTCATCATCATTATCACCATGGTATTTCACGGAGGGCTGATCCCCTCCTTCCTGCTGATCAATAATTTGGGAATGCTGAACACGCCCTGGGCGCTCCTCCTTCCGGGAGCCATCAGCTCCTTCAATCTGATCATTATGCGTACCGCCTTCCAGGGCATTCCCGTCAGTCTGGAGGAATCCGCACGCATTGACGGGGCCAATGACTGGGTGATTATGCTGCGGATTATTTTACCCCTCTCCATGCCTGTAATCGCGGTAATGATACTGTGGTATGCGGTGGGTCACTGGAATTCCTATTTCAGCGCGTTAATCTATCTGCGTGACCGGGAGCTATTCCCGCTTCAGCTGGTGCTCAGGGAGATTCTGATCTCCAACAGCACCGACAATATGATGACCGGGGCAGCAACCAGTGACCGTGCAGATATCGGAGTGACGATTAAATACGCCACCATTATTGTATCTACCTTGCCGATTCTGGTGCTTTATCCGTTTCTGCAAAAATATTTTGTGCACGGTGTCCTGATTGGCGCATTGAAGGAGTAG
- a CDS encoding ABC transporter permease, producing MQPAAAKPSRGKWNFIKRDLIRNRYIYLMLLPVIAYYGLFHYGPMYGLLIAFKDYGIADGVWGSPWVGLDHFQSFFNNHYFWRLIRNTLMINFFQLLIAFPAPIILALLLNELRSVLFKRVVQTISYLPHFISIVVVVGMIVDFVARDGLINNILGMFGIEPIAFLQEPGWFRPLYISSEVWQGIGWGSIIYLAAMSTIDPALYDAARIDGAGRFKQTWHVTIPGIMPTIVILLILNIGAMLSLGSEKIILLYNPLTYETADVISTYVYRKGILGADFGYSAAVGLFNSVISFILLTLANTISKRLSEHRLW from the coding sequence ATGCAGCCCGCAGCCGCCAAGCCTTCGAGAGGCAAATGGAATTTTATCAAACGGGATTTAATCCGCAACCGATACATTTATCTGATGCTTCTTCCTGTTATCGCCTATTACGGTCTGTTCCATTACGGGCCGATGTACGGTCTGCTCATAGCATTTAAGGATTACGGCATTGCCGATGGAGTCTGGGGAAGCCCTTGGGTCGGACTGGACCACTTTCAGAGCTTCTTCAACAACCATTATTTTTGGCGGCTGATCCGCAACACGCTGATGATCAACTTTTTTCAACTGCTCATTGCCTTTCCTGCACCGATCATCCTGGCTCTCCTGCTCAATGAGCTCCGCAGCGTGCTCTTTAAAAGGGTTGTACAGACCATCAGCTATCTCCCCCATTTTATTTCAATAGTAGTTGTTGTAGGGATGATCGTTGATTTTGTCGCACGCGACGGTCTGATTAACAATATTCTGGGCATGTTCGGCATAGAGCCGATTGCCTTCCTGCAGGAGCCCGGCTGGTTCCGCCCGCTATATATCTCTTCCGAGGTCTGGCAGGGCATCGGCTGGGGCTCCATCATCTATCTTGCCGCCATGTCCACCATTGATCCCGCCTTGTACGATGCAGCCCGGATTGACGGTGCCGGCCGGTTTAAGCAAACCTGGCATGTGACGATTCCAGGCATTATGCCGACCATTGTCATCTTGCTTATCCTTAATATAGGAGCCATGTTATCCCTGGGAAGCGAAAAAATCATTCTGCTCTACAACCCGCTGACCTATGAAACAGCCGATGTCATCTCAACCTATGTCTACCGGAAAGGGATTCTGGGGGCCGATTTCGGATACTCCGCTGCCGTAGGCTTGTTCAATTCAGTGATCAGCTTCATCTTGCTTACACTCGCCAATACCATCAGTAAGCGGTTAAGCGAGCACAGGCTGTGGTAA
- a CDS encoding extracellular solute-binding protein encodes MHTRKTGRRAASLAMLALLVTAVSACGGGVNEAANEPGADKQATDTPAQSLTKLSYWVELFPDAAAIMKSYAEVTSWKEIMTKTGVEVDFQHPAQGQLAEQFNLMVASNKLPDVVDYGWNLYPGGAQKAIRDKKIIPLNDYLDQAPNLKKLLDDNPEWRKMSSTDDGNIIGFPFIREDVTQQVFLGPAIRQDWLDKLNLSSPTTIDEWYTVLKAFKEQDPNGNGQADEIPILIPAGELAFAGAFGTPNDFFQESNTVKYGPIEPGFREYLATMNQWYNEGLLDKDFASTDNKMRDAKITGSQVGSAVLFLNGGIGKYMDLMKETQPGFKITGTAYPTLKTGEKPAFGYRDNPVTGIFTAITGSNKNAAETVKFLDTLYSEEGKRIMNFGKEGETYTMDGGNPVYTDLILNNPDGLPVSQAFRKHIMGATSGPFVQDIRHSQQYTTKPEQKQAMELWSAPTHENRMPPSTIAVEDSSRFASIMTDVNTYKDEMMLKFIMGAESLDQFGKYVETLKGLGIEEAIGIQQAALERYNNR; translated from the coding sequence ATGCACACAAGAAAGACGGGCCGGCGGGCAGCCTCGCTGGCAATGCTGGCGCTGCTGGTAACGGCGGTATCGGCATGCGGCGGCGGAGTAAACGAAGCGGCTAACGAGCCGGGGGCTGACAAACAGGCTACGGATACACCGGCGCAGTCATTAACCAAGCTGTCGTATTGGGTTGAGCTATTTCCGGATGCTGCCGCTATTATGAAAAGCTATGCAGAGGTTACCTCCTGGAAGGAGATTATGACCAAGACCGGCGTCGAGGTTGATTTTCAGCATCCGGCGCAAGGCCAGCTTGCGGAGCAGTTTAATCTGATGGTTGCTTCCAATAAGCTGCCGGATGTTGTGGACTACGGATGGAACCTGTACCCCGGCGGAGCCCAGAAAGCAATCCGCGACAAAAAGATCATTCCTTTAAATGACTATCTCGATCAGGCCCCCAATCTGAAAAAGCTGCTGGATGACAACCCGGAATGGAGAAAAATGAGCTCTACGGATGACGGCAACATTATCGGCTTTCCGTTTATCCGTGAGGATGTTACCCAGCAGGTATTCCTGGGCCCCGCCATTCGCCAGGACTGGCTGGATAAATTAAATTTATCCTCACCGACTACGATTGATGAATGGTACACCGTTTTGAAAGCGTTTAAAGAACAGGATCCGAACGGAAACGGCCAGGCCGATGAAATTCCGATTCTCATTCCGGCGGGAGAATTGGCCTTTGCAGGCGCATTCGGGACACCCAATGACTTCTTCCAGGAGAGCAACACCGTCAAATACGGCCCAATTGAGCCCGGATTCAGGGAGTACCTGGCCACAATGAACCAGTGGTACAACGAAGGGCTGCTGGATAAGGATTTTGCCAGCACAGACAACAAAATGAGAGATGCCAAAATAACCGGCAGCCAGGTCGGGTCGGCGGTACTCTTCCTTAATGGAGGAATCGGGAAATATATGGACCTGATGAAGGAGACCCAGCCTGGTTTTAAAATAACAGGAACGGCTTATCCGACATTAAAGACCGGGGAAAAACCGGCTTTCGGTTACCGCGACAATCCGGTTACGGGGATCTTTACGGCAATAACGGGCAGTAACAAGAACGCGGCTGAAACCGTGAAGTTTCTGGACACCCTCTACAGCGAAGAAGGAAAACGCATTATGAACTTCGGCAAGGAAGGAGAGACATATACGATGGACGGCGGCAACCCGGTATACACCGATCTTATTCTTAATAATCCGGACGGGTTGCCGGTTTCCCAGGCCTTCAGAAAACATATCATGGGTGCTACCTCAGGCCCTTTTGTGCAGGATATCCGCCATTCGCAGCAATACACGACCAAGCCGGAACAGAAGCAGGCGATGGAGCTATGGTCAGCCCCTACACACGAGAACAGAATGCCGCCGTCCACGATCGCTGTGGAAGACAGCAGCCGGTTCGCCTCCATCATGACTGACGTCAATACGTACAAGGATGAGATGATGCTGAAATTTATTATGGGCGCCGAGTCTCTGGACCAGTTCGGTAAGTATGTTGAGACGCTCAAGGGCTTGGGCATTGAGGAAGCCATCGGGATTCAGCAGGCCGCCCTGGAACGCTACAATAACAGATAA